One region of Termitidicoccus mucosus genomic DNA includes:
- a CDS encoding carbohydrate ABC transporter permease, which yields MKKTAAWILSGAAALVFLAPLLWMVLASLREESRIFQMSPGGWLGAEGWTLGNYADAWRRAALGRALVNTVAQVAAICGAGLFVNALAAYAFARFEFRGREWLFAGVVMLVILPVEVLAVPMFFTARDLGLTGGYAAAMGGLTVPFMAKAFNIYFLRQHFLSVPVALEEAAVMDGAGAWRQFWNVALPSIKPALATVVVLDLLAHWGDFLWPLMIATREETRTVQISLANLFTQPPVQWGDILACAVLATLPVIVFFRWFQRYIVATDTGTGIK from the coding sequence ATGAAAAAGACCGCGGCATGGATTTTGAGCGGCGCGGCGGCGCTCGTGTTTTTGGCGCCGTTGCTGTGGATGGTGCTGGCCTCGCTGCGCGAGGAATCGCGGATTTTCCAGATGAGCCCGGGCGGCTGGCTGGGCGCGGAAGGCTGGACGCTGGGCAACTACGCCGACGCGTGGCGCCGGGCCGCGCTGGGGAGGGCGCTGGTCAACACGGTGGCGCAGGTGGCCGCGATCTGCGGCGCGGGGCTGTTCGTCAACGCGCTGGCGGCGTATGCGTTCGCCCGGTTCGAATTCCGTGGCCGCGAGTGGCTGTTCGCCGGCGTGGTGATGCTGGTCATCCTGCCGGTGGAAGTGCTGGCGGTGCCGATGTTTTTCACGGCGCGCGACCTCGGGCTGACGGGCGGCTACGCGGCGGCGATGGGCGGGCTGACGGTGCCGTTCATGGCGAAGGCGTTCAACATCTACTTCCTGCGCCAGCATTTCCTGTCGGTGCCGGTGGCGCTGGAGGAGGCGGCGGTGATGGACGGGGCGGGGGCGTGGCGGCAGTTCTGGAATGTGGCGCTGCCCTCGATCAAGCCGGCGCTGGCGACGGTGGTGGTGCTCGACCTGCTGGCGCACTGGGGGGATTTTTTGTGGCCGCTGATGATCGCGACACGGGAGGAGACGCGCACGGTGCAGATCAGCCTGGCGAATCTCTTCACGCAGCCGCCGGTCCAATGGGGGGACATCCTGGCGTGCGCGGTGCTGGCGACGCTGCCGGTGATCGTGTTCTTCCGGTGGTTCCAGCGCTACATCGTGGCGACGGACACGGGCACGGGCATCAAGTAA
- a CDS encoding MFS transporter — MPDSPKDAVPSPAPLSFKTKLGYGLGNLSVMTAKQAPKQLSLPIYNIALGVNPGVIGTLLALGRVWDAFTDPLVGHWSDKLVTRWGRRKPFIAIGSFLTALFFAAMWLFPRGLTPGQYVAYYAVSSALFYLALGVFSVPWYAMGYELAGNYDERTKLMAFPSIFGPVGQILVGWLYWFTQRSFFADTIEGVRYTGLGAGVIMLFFGLMPVLLVKERKIPAAAATAQAKSPAQARPRASFFAGVKAAVKNAPFRRLTIAFTLIICGTSLVGGLGLYVFVYCLHGGNKDAGSLLMGMHTTIWLVSSIIMTPPVTRLSVKFGKKEIFIAALVWSVLRMILLWFLLAPGHPWLVLVNSVLSGVDNAAIFMLCHAMIADVCDHDELENGVRREGLFGALYGWFFKTGIALAFAISGYMLALTGFDARLGGAQTQATLLFMKICYCGIPALMFLAALAVFARYPLSRRMADDIRAQLAARSKAAA, encoded by the coding sequence ATGCCCGATTCGCCGAAAGACGCCGTCCCCTCGCCCGCTCCCCTTTCCTTCAAGACCAAACTCGGCTACGGGCTCGGCAACCTGTCGGTGATGACCGCCAAGCAGGCGCCCAAGCAGCTCTCGCTCCCCATCTACAACATCGCGCTCGGCGTAAACCCCGGCGTCATCGGCACTCTGCTCGCGCTCGGCCGCGTCTGGGATGCGTTCACCGACCCTCTCGTCGGGCACTGGTCGGACAAACTCGTGACGCGCTGGGGCCGCCGCAAGCCCTTCATCGCAATCGGCTCGTTTTTGACCGCGCTGTTTTTCGCCGCCATGTGGCTGTTTCCGCGCGGGCTCACGCCGGGGCAATACGTCGCCTATTACGCCGTCTCATCGGCCCTGTTTTATCTGGCGCTCGGGGTGTTTTCCGTGCCGTGGTATGCGATGGGCTACGAACTCGCCGGCAACTACGACGAGCGCACCAAACTGATGGCGTTCCCCTCCATCTTCGGCCCCGTGGGACAAATCCTCGTCGGCTGGCTGTATTGGTTCACACAACGCAGTTTCTTCGCCGACACCATCGAAGGCGTCCGCTACACGGGCCTCGGCGCCGGCGTCATCATGCTGTTCTTCGGCCTGATGCCCGTGCTGCTGGTCAAGGAACGCAAAATCCCGGCAGCCGCCGCGACCGCGCAGGCAAAATCGCCGGCGCAGGCCAGACCGCGCGCCTCGTTTTTCGCGGGAGTGAAGGCCGCGGTAAAAAACGCCCCCTTCCGGCGGCTCACCATCGCCTTCACCCTGATAATCTGCGGCACCTCGCTTGTCGGCGGGCTCGGTTTGTATGTGTTCGTTTACTGCCTGCACGGGGGCAACAAGGACGCAGGTTCGCTGCTCATGGGAATGCACACGACCATCTGGCTCGTTTCCTCGATCATCATGACGCCGCCCGTGACCAGGCTCTCGGTGAAATTTGGCAAAAAGGAAATCTTCATCGCCGCGCTCGTCTGGAGCGTGCTGCGCATGATATTGCTATGGTTTCTGCTCGCGCCCGGCCATCCGTGGCTGGTGCTGGTCAATTCCGTCCTGAGCGGAGTGGACAACGCCGCCATCTTCATGCTCTGCCACGCCATGATCGCGGATGTGTGCGACCACGATGAACTGGAAAACGGAGTGCGCCGCGAAGGGCTCTTCGGCGCGCTTTACGGATGGTTTTTCAAAACAGGCATCGCGCTCGCTTTCGCCATTTCAGGCTACATGCTCGCGCTGACAGGCTTCGACGCCCGGCTTGGCGGCGCGCAAACGCAGGCCACCCTGCTGTTCATGAAAATCTGCTACTGCGGCATCCCCGCGCTGATGTTCCTGGCCGCGCTCGCCGTGTTCGCGCGCTACCCGCTCAGCCGGCGCATGGCCGATGACATCCGCGCGCAACTCGCCGCGCGGAGCAAAGCGGCGGCTTGA
- a CDS encoding multidrug DMT transporter permease has product MLTISSYPVAVAMCFVTMLCWGSWGNTQKLAAGDKWKYQLFYWDYGLGILLSALVIAFTLGSTGAGGRGFLADIAQAGASPLGWAFLGGVLFNLSNILLVIAIDIAGLAVAFPIGVGLALVIGTLQTAFFRPAEVGDSALLYIGVGLVVLAIVINAVAYKKLMAAKNAGGQSGGSALGIAISIIAGLLMGGGFFGLVSKGMIQNFATPEAGLMTPCTALVVFSAGLFVSNFLWNTIVSLKPVRGEPVNPLDYFSKGSLKLHAVGVLGGTIWNLGMAFSLIASAAAGAALSYALGQCATMIAAIWGVFIWKEFKGAPKGTASLLTAMFVSFFVGIAFLVASK; this is encoded by the coding sequence ATGCTAACCATATCCTCCTACCCCGTCGCCGTGGCGATGTGCTTTGTAACGATGCTGTGCTGGGGCTCCTGGGGCAACACCCAGAAGCTCGCCGCGGGCGACAAGTGGAAATACCAGCTCTTCTACTGGGACTACGGCCTGGGCATCCTGCTCAGCGCGCTGGTCATCGCCTTCACCCTCGGCAGCACCGGCGCGGGCGGGCGCGGCTTCCTCGCGGACATCGCGCAGGCCGGCGCCTCGCCGCTCGGCTGGGCCTTCCTGGGCGGCGTGCTGTTCAACCTCTCGAACATCCTGCTCGTCATCGCCATTGACATCGCGGGGCTCGCCGTGGCGTTCCCCATCGGCGTGGGCCTCGCGCTCGTCATCGGCACGCTGCAAACCGCCTTCTTCCGTCCCGCCGAGGTTGGCGACTCCGCGCTGTTATACATCGGCGTGGGGCTGGTGGTCCTCGCCATCGTCATCAACGCCGTCGCCTACAAAAAGCTCATGGCGGCGAAAAACGCCGGCGGGCAAAGCGGCGGCTCGGCGCTCGGCATCGCCATTTCCATCATCGCCGGCCTGCTCATGGGCGGCGGCTTCTTCGGGCTTGTGTCCAAGGGCATGATACAAAACTTCGCCACGCCCGAGGCGGGCCTGATGACACCCTGCACCGCGCTCGTGGTTTTCTCGGCCGGCCTCTTTGTCTCCAATTTCCTCTGGAACACCATCGTCTCCCTCAAGCCCGTCCGCGGCGAGCCGGTGAACCCGCTCGATTATTTTTCCAAGGGCAGCCTGAAACTCCACGCGGTCGGCGTGCTCGGCGGCACGATCTGGAACCTCGGCATGGCCTTCAGCCTCATCGCCTCCGCCGCCGCCGGCGCGGCGCTCTCCTACGCGCTCGGCCAGTGCGCCACGATGATCGCCGCGATCTGGGGCGTGTTCATCTGGAAGGAATTCAAGGGCGCGCCGAAGGGCACCGCCTCCCTGCTGACCGCCATGTTTGTCTCCTTCTTCGTCGGCATCGCCTTCCTCGTCGCCTCGAAATAA
- a CDS encoding GntR family transcriptional regulator, with protein sequence MSDSSPSSVLNTAFAVSDGRAGSTDSHLSVAADRIRQELLDLILSGEIAAGTRLDQRQLAKRLETTTAPLREAFSALENEGLLVRQQGIGVFCRVFTVPEIEEMVEIRGVLEALAARRATALITAAELNELKEIAARLNQPIKPDGVGEFLQCHVGFHKRVIQISRSPRLQALLEFHHFVDMVLANIAPRLWKIEPHDHLGLVNALESGNPEWAEQAMRNHIAPTYQKRFAALRTRFGEGPIFAQRTA encoded by the coding sequence ATGAGCGACTCTTCCCCCTCATCCGTGCTGAACACTGCTTTTGCCGTTTCCGATGGCAGGGCAGGGTCAACCGACAGCCATCTGTCTGTCGCCGCCGACCGGATCCGCCAAGAATTGCTGGATCTTATCCTGAGCGGGGAAATCGCCGCCGGCACGCGTCTTGACCAGCGTCAACTCGCCAAGCGGCTGGAAACGACCACGGCCCCCTTGCGGGAGGCGTTCAGCGCGCTGGAAAACGAAGGATTGCTGGTGCGCCAGCAGGGAATCGGCGTATTTTGCCGCGTCTTTACCGTTCCCGAGATCGAGGAGATGGTCGAAATCCGCGGCGTGCTGGAGGCGCTGGCAGCGCGGCGGGCCACAGCGCTCATCACCGCCGCGGAACTCAATGAATTAAAGGAAATCGCGGCGCGGCTCAACCAGCCGATCAAGCCGGACGGCGTGGGCGAGTTTCTCCAATGCCATGTCGGCTTCCACAAGCGTGTCATCCAGATTTCGCGCAGCCCCCGCTTGCAGGCATTGCTCGAATTCCACCACTTCGTTGACATGGTGCTGGCCAACATCGCGCCCCGGCTTTGGAAAATCGAGCCTCATGACCATCTCGGCCTGGTCAACGCGCTGGAAAGCGGAAATCCCGAATGGGCCGAGCAGGCCATGCGCAACCACATCGCGCCGACCTACCAGAAACGCTTCGCCGCCCTCCGCACCCGCTTCGGCGAGGGGCCGATCTTCGCCCAGCGCACGGCGTGA
- the rbsK gene encoding ribokinase: MPKPRILVLGSSNTDMIIKLARIPRPGETLLGGKFTTAAGGKGANQAVAAARAGGDVAFIARLGKDMFGDQALAGFKADKIDTRHILRDAKTPSGVALIFVADSGENSIAVASGANARLTPADVRAAEAAFPGSKALVMQLETPLPTVTAAARLAKKHGVPIILNPAPAPSEKLPPALLRLVSILTPNETEAETLTGIKVTDEASARQASAALRAQGVGTVIITLGEKGAFVDDGRTAAALPVPKVKRVDTTAAGDTFNGALAVALAEGRDLREAIRFANAAATISVTRLGAQPSVPTRAEIERFMAKL; the protein is encoded by the coding sequence ATGCCCAAGCCACGCATCCTCGTCCTCGGCAGCTCCAACACCGACATGATCATCAAGCTCGCGCGCATTCCCCGCCCGGGCGAAACCCTCCTCGGGGGCAAATTCACCACCGCGGCCGGCGGCAAAGGGGCCAACCAGGCCGTCGCCGCCGCGCGCGCCGGCGGTGATGTCGCCTTCATCGCCCGCCTCGGCAAGGACATGTTCGGCGACCAGGCCCTCGCCGGGTTCAAGGCCGACAAGATCGACACCCGCCACATCCTGCGCGACGCGAAGACGCCCTCCGGTGTCGCGCTCATCTTCGTGGCCGATTCCGGCGAAAACAGCATCGCCGTGGCCTCCGGCGCCAACGCCCGCCTCACGCCCGCCGATGTGCGCGCCGCGGAGGCCGCCTTCCCCGGCAGCAAGGCGCTCGTCATGCAATTGGAGACCCCGCTGCCCACCGTCACCGCCGCCGCGAGGCTCGCGAAGAAACACGGCGTGCCCATCATCCTCAATCCCGCGCCCGCGCCTTCGGAAAAACTCCCGCCCGCGCTGCTCAGGCTCGTGTCCATTCTCACTCCCAACGAAACCGAGGCCGAGACACTTACCGGTATAAAAGTCACCGACGAAGCCTCCGCGAGACAAGCTTCCGCCGCGCTCCGCGCGCAAGGCGTGGGCACCGTCATCATCACGCTCGGCGAGAAAGGCGCGTTTGTGGACGACGGACGCACCGCCGCCGCCCTCCCGGTGCCCAAGGTGAAGCGCGTGGACACCACCGCCGCCGGCGACACCTTCAACGGCGCGCTGGCCGTCGCGCTGGCCGAGGGCCGCGACCTGCGCGAGGCCATTCGTTTCGCCAACGCCGCCGCCACGATCTCGGTGACGCGCCTCGGCGCCCAGCCCTCCGTTCCCACCCGCGCGGAAATCGAACGCTTCATGGCCAAACTGTAG
- a CDS encoding carbohydrate ABC transporter permease, whose protein sequence is MTAWQRKRGRAAPWFLLPACALLAVFVVWPLLRAGWWSFTNADLLSPERAEFAGADNYAGLAGDARFQRAFGNTLLFALLVVPVQTVLAFFLALWVNRPEPAWRWLRGVFFVPVVVSMPVLAVLWTLLYQPEQGGETGLLNAALGVFGVPPQAWLRDPALALPAIAFMSVWQGAGLQMMVFLAGLQNVPKELLEAARIDGASGWQRVRHVIVPSMRNTIIFVVTVTTILAFRIFVQPYLMTRGGPGNSTLSLIQSVYETTFVSQDLGRACAAALVFLALVGGLTWLQRRLAREERE, encoded by the coding sequence ATGACGGCGTGGCAACGGAAACGCGGGCGGGCCGCGCCCTGGTTTTTGCTGCCGGCGTGCGCGCTGCTGGCGGTGTTCGTGGTCTGGCCGCTGCTGCGGGCGGGCTGGTGGAGTTTCACCAACGCCGATTTGCTGTCGCCGGAGCGGGCGGAGTTCGCCGGGGCGGACAACTATGCCGGGCTCGCTGGTGACGCGCGCTTCCAGCGGGCCTTCGGCAACACGCTGCTGTTCGCGCTGCTGGTGGTGCCGGTGCAGACCGTCCTCGCGTTTTTCCTCGCGCTGTGGGTCAACCGTCCGGAGCCGGCTTGGCGGTGGCTGCGCGGCGTGTTCTTCGTGCCGGTGGTGGTGTCGATGCCGGTGCTGGCGGTGCTGTGGACGCTGCTCTACCAGCCGGAGCAGGGCGGGGAGACGGGGCTGCTCAACGCGGCGCTGGGGGTTTTCGGCGTGCCGCCGCAGGCGTGGCTGCGCGACCCGGCGCTGGCGCTGCCGGCCATCGCGTTCATGTCGGTCTGGCAGGGCGCGGGGTTGCAGATGATGGTGTTCCTTGCCGGGCTGCAAAACGTCCCGAAGGAGCTGCTGGAGGCGGCGCGCATCGACGGCGCGAGCGGCTGGCAGCGGGTGCGGCACGTGATCGTGCCCTCGATGCGCAACACGATCATCTTCGTGGTGACGGTGACGACCATCCTGGCGTTCCGCATCTTCGTGCAACCCTATCTGATGACGCGCGGCGGGCCGGGCAACAGCACGCTGTCGCTCATCCAGTCGGTGTATGAGACGACGTTCGTGAGCCAGGACCTGGGGCGGGCGTGCGCGGCGGCGCTGGTCTTTCTGGCGCTGGTGGGCGGGCTCACGTGGCTGCAACGCCGCCTGGCAAGGGAGGAGCGCGAATGA
- a CDS encoding LacI family DNA-binding transcriptional regulator gives MGALPTIAEIARHCKVSTYTASLALRNSHRVAQATRDRVQAGARALGYRPNPLINALMARVRNRRNRPTGDVLGFIISREKAIHPGQLDHQARMLKGASARARELGYRIEPIRLTSVNGRGSRLQQVLDTRGIHGVIIAPVPGHDFKINLAWERLACVTISYSFSEVPVHRVTHNHFRSMRLVLDTCHARGWKRPGILLSQHVLEAVDQGFLAGYLTSTYSRHHRIPVPPLLYADDAFNRRSLLEWVKKHRVDAVLSLRHDTHDWLAGAGYDIGRDIGLVMLDCNESAGEMSGIDQRQSEIGAAATELLANAMQNSEYGIPSLPRVVGLDGVWHEGGTLPARRIHH, from the coding sequence ATGGGCGCCCTCCCCACCATCGCCGAAATCGCGAGACACTGCAAAGTCTCCACCTACACCGCGTCGCTCGCGCTGCGCAACAGCCACCGCGTCGCGCAGGCCACCCGCGACCGCGTGCAGGCCGGCGCGAGGGCGCTCGGCTACCGCCCCAACCCGCTCATCAACGCCCTGATGGCGCGCGTGCGCAACCGCCGCAACCGTCCCACCGGCGACGTGCTCGGCTTCATCATCTCCCGCGAAAAAGCCATCCACCCCGGCCAGCTCGACCACCAGGCGCGCATGCTCAAGGGCGCCTCGGCGCGCGCCCGCGAGCTCGGCTATCGCATCGAACCCATCCGGCTCACCTCGGTCAACGGCCGCGGGAGCCGCCTGCAACAGGTGCTCGACACCCGCGGCATCCACGGTGTGATCATCGCCCCGGTGCCCGGCCACGACTTCAAGATCAACCTCGCCTGGGAACGGCTGGCCTGCGTGACCATCAGCTACTCGTTCTCCGAGGTGCCCGTGCACCGCGTCACCCACAACCATTTCCGCTCCATGCGCCTCGTGCTCGACACCTGCCACGCGCGCGGATGGAAACGCCCGGGCATCCTGCTCAGCCAGCACGTGCTCGAGGCGGTTGACCAGGGTTTTCTCGCCGGCTATCTCACCAGCACCTACAGTCGGCACCACCGCATCCCGGTGCCGCCCCTGCTCTACGCCGACGACGCCTTCAATCGCCGGAGCCTGCTTGAGTGGGTGAAAAAACACCGGGTGGACGCCGTGCTTTCACTGCGTCACGACACCCACGACTGGCTCGCCGGCGCGGGGTATGACATCGGCCGCGACATCGGGCTGGTGATGCTCGACTGCAACGAGTCCGCCGGGGAAATGTCGGGCATCGACCAGCGCCAGAGCGAAATCGGCGCCGCCGCGACCGAGTTGCTCGCGAATGCCATGCAAAACAGCGAATACGGCATTCCCTCCCTGCCCCGCGTCGTCGGGCTCGACGGCGTGTGGCATGAAGGCGGCACCCTGCCCGCGCGTCGGATACATCACTGA
- a CDS encoding ATP-binding protein: MAYSKRFADKELSEKLSEAGAVLICGPKACGKTETALQAAASVVRLDTDEQARIAMGVEPARVLQGARPRLLDEWQEFPGLWNRVRREVDEAKQDAQFILTGSANPGEKARRHSGAGRFSVLPMRPMSLFERGWSSGEARLADLFAGRPVSSSDVSAPLDELAEKILFGGWPGLLGKPLSRAIGFSRDYAALTAEVDISRVSEKRRDPAKVARLLQSLARNISTEAPVATLAADVRGAAGAFKDETAAGYLNALERLMIVENLPAWRAHIRSSATLRQQPKRHFADPSLACGILRLDTGRLLADLNFFGLLFESLVIRDLRIYAQANDGKVCHYRDSSGREVDAIVEAGSGDWLAVEVKLGVGAADAAAENLLKFAANIDTSKTSAPKTLAVITANGFAHRRPDGVQVVPLATLTA, translated from the coding sequence ATGGCTTACTCAAAACGCTTTGCTGACAAAGAACTTTCAGAAAAGCTTTCCGAGGCCGGAGCGGTGTTGATTTGCGGGCCGAAAGCCTGCGGGAAAACCGAGACGGCCTTGCAAGCCGCCGCGAGTGTTGTGCGGCTCGACACCGATGAGCAGGCGCGGATCGCAATGGGCGTCGAACCCGCCCGCGTTTTGCAAGGCGCGCGTCCGCGATTGCTCGACGAATGGCAGGAATTCCCCGGACTCTGGAACCGCGTCCGCCGCGAGGTTGACGAGGCGAAACAGGACGCGCAGTTCATCCTCACCGGCTCCGCCAACCCCGGCGAAAAAGCGCGGCGGCATTCCGGCGCGGGGCGTTTTTCCGTCCTGCCGATGCGCCCGATGTCGCTTTTCGAGCGCGGCTGGTCGTCGGGCGAGGCCCGGCTCGCGGATTTGTTTGCGGGCAGGCCGGTCTCGTCGTCGGATGTTTCCGCGCCACTCGACGAACTCGCCGAAAAAATCCTCTTCGGCGGCTGGCCCGGATTGCTCGGCAAGCCCCTTTCCCGCGCCATCGGTTTCTCCCGTGATTACGCCGCGTTGACGGCGGAGGTTGATATCAGCCGCGTTTCCGAAAAACGCCGCGACCCCGCCAAGGTTGCGCGGCTTTTGCAATCGCTCGCCCGAAACATCTCCACCGAGGCGCCGGTGGCCACGCTCGCGGCGGACGTGCGCGGCGCCGCCGGCGCGTTCAAGGACGAAACCGCCGCCGGCTACCTCAACGCGCTCGAACGCCTGATGATCGTCGAAAACCTCCCCGCGTGGCGCGCGCACATCCGTTCCAGCGCGACCTTGCGGCAGCAGCCCAAGCGCCATTTCGCCGACCCCTCGCTTGCCTGCGGCATCCTCCGCCTCGACACCGGCAGACTGCTCGCCGACCTCAATTTTTTCGGGCTGCTTTTCGAGTCGCTCGTCATCCGCGACCTGCGCATCTACGCGCAGGCGAACGACGGCAAGGTCTGCCATTACCGGGACTCCTCGGGACGCGAGGTTGACGCGATTGTCGAGGCCGGCAGCGGCGACTGGCTCGCCGTCGAAGTGAAACTCGGCGTCGGCGCGGCGGACGCGGCGGCGGAAAACCTGTTGAAATTCGCCGCGAACATCGACACGTCAAAAACCTCCGCGCCGAAAACGCTCGCGGTCATCACCGCCAATGGCTTCGCCCATCGCCGCCCCGACGGCGTGCAGGTCGTCCCGCTGGCAACGCTCACCGCTTAA
- a CDS encoding tyrosine-type recombinase/integrase has translation MKETNPSFTVKPFKNRNGVISWRVSGWMHGLRIRRNFKDRQAAFVERGALDLKLMQTQAGLRPVATSLTEAQVREAEALFYRFGDKPRPLAFYADYGLAHFKEPRAQILLSEAAKTYLEARRIEEKKHLICERQMAAIEGEMDTLLAHFPLKRLHELSRTELDTYLNRGNAALKTFNNRRALVHTFFEFACHREDWLKAEDNPMEKIQRHRIEHSRGSATSLTAEQAAQLMAHVETVKDGAFVPYFALCLFAGIRPNGEITKLPASDVRLENNAITIEPWVSKVNMRRLITIQPNLAAWLQAYPLDKHPIIPSKEKMRNVAGKISRIRRQFKLSHDVLRHTFISMHVAKFRSMGDTALQAGNSESIIRRHYLNVTTPQEAETFFGIAPKKAPAVKTAATAEEAGASQSADIPANDASEPRRLAA, from the coding sequence ATGAAAGAAACAAATCCCTCATTCACGGTCAAACCGTTCAAGAACCGCAATGGCGTTATTTCATGGCGCGTGAGCGGATGGATGCACGGCCTGCGCATCCGCCGAAACTTCAAGGACAGGCAGGCCGCCTTCGTCGAACGAGGGGCGCTCGATTTGAAACTGATGCAGACGCAGGCCGGACTGCGTCCCGTCGCCACCAGCCTGACCGAGGCGCAGGTGCGCGAGGCCGAAGCGCTGTTCTACCGCTTCGGCGACAAGCCCCGTCCGCTGGCGTTTTATGCCGATTACGGACTGGCGCATTTCAAGGAGCCCCGCGCGCAAATCCTGCTGTCCGAGGCCGCCAAGACCTACCTTGAGGCGCGCCGCATCGAGGAGAAAAAGCATCTCATCTGCGAGCGCCAGATGGCCGCAATCGAAGGCGAGATGGACACGCTGCTGGCGCATTTCCCGTTAAAACGGCTGCACGAATTGAGCCGGACGGAGCTGGATACCTACCTGAACCGAGGGAACGCGGCGCTCAAGACCTTCAACAACCGCCGTGCTCTTGTGCACACCTTTTTCGAGTTCGCCTGCCATCGCGAGGACTGGCTGAAGGCTGAGGACAATCCGATGGAGAAAATCCAGCGCCACCGCATTGAGCACAGCCGGGGTTCGGCCACGTCGCTCACCGCCGAGCAAGCGGCACAACTCATGGCACACGTGGAAACGGTCAAGGATGGCGCGTTCGTGCCGTATTTCGCATTGTGCCTGTTCGCCGGCATCCGGCCCAACGGGGAAATCACCAAATTACCCGCCAGCGACGTGCGCTTGGAAAACAACGCGATCACCATCGAGCCGTGGGTTTCCAAGGTGAACATGCGCCGGCTCATCACCATCCAGCCCAACCTTGCCGCGTGGCTCCAAGCGTATCCTTTGGACAAACACCCCATCATCCCATCCAAGGAGAAGATGAGGAACGTGGCCGGAAAAATCTCGCGCATCCGCCGGCAGTTCAAACTGTCGCACGACGTGTTGCGGCACACGTTTATTTCGATGCACGTGGCGAAATTTCGCTCGATGGGCGACACGGCGTTGCAGGCGGGCAATTCGGAGAGCATCATCCGCCGGCATTACCTGAACGTGACCACCCCGCAGGAGGCCGAAACCTTCTTCGGGATTGCGCCGAAAAAAGCACCAGCAGTGAAAACAGCGGCGACTGCGGAGGAGGCCGGCGCATCGCAGAGCGCCGACATCCCCGCCAACGACGCAAGCGAACCGCGCCGCCTCGCGGCATGA
- a CDS encoding helix-turn-helix domain-containing protein, with product MQNTTRTIAASAITGAASANNTAGPASGIQHPLTDINGLRMSGIFPKDREPSIRTLRAWTQERRIPHHRLGHFVYYDLTEVEAHIRVKLLVPPRH from the coding sequence ATGCAAAACACCACACGCACCATCGCCGCGTCCGCCATCACAGGCGCCGCCTCCGCAAACAACACCGCCGGCCCCGCCAGTGGTATCCAGCATCCGCTCACCGACATCAACGGCCTGCGCATGAGCGGAATTTTCCCCAAGGACCGCGAGCCGTCGATCCGCACGCTGCGCGCGTGGACGCAGGAGCGCCGCATCCCGCACCATCGCCTCGGGCACTTCGTGTATTACGATCTCACGGAAGTCGAGGCGCACATCCGTGTGAAATTGCTTGTGCCGCCGCGCCACTGA